Proteins encoded by one window of Clostridium cagae:
- a CDS encoding gluconeogenesis factor YvcK family protein, translating into MRIKELIKPGIKVKRWLFFGIFGILLIAFGFTELVTHRVYDLYYKIFYVFLNITGIFVLYISVTESMKSIIALVNRGYIKVSFDSKKIESFIEEKRLLIKGPKIVVIGGGTGLSTMLRGLKYYTSNITAIVTVADDGGGSGDLREDLGMLPPGDIRNCILALADTEPIMENLLQYRFKEGKLKNQSFGNLFLAAMDGISDNFEEAVQKMSSVLAVTGKVVPVTLDNMELEATLKNGKVIRGESQIPEEAIKQNSKIKNFRIIPEDAKPLKEAIEAIREADAIVMGPGSLYTSIIPNLLVKDIAKEVRKSDALKFYISNIMTQPGETTKFKVSDHLKVLQKYGGKDIVNYVVANVGEVENELKEKYKLEDAELVKLDSEAVNNLGIKIIGDNLVKVSKGFVKHDADKLAQVLVDTIMEKKLLYDKKKIIEYMYLSQRIKERVKEEKTKSILKKL; encoded by the coding sequence ATGAGGATAAAGGAATTAATTAAACCGGGAATCAAAGTTAAGAGGTGGCTCTTCTTTGGTATATTTGGGATATTATTAATTGCATTTGGATTTACAGAATTAGTAACTCATAGAGTATATGATTTATATTATAAAATATTTTATGTATTTTTAAACATTACAGGAATTTTTGTTTTGTATATTTCGGTAACTGAAAGTATGAAATCAATAATAGCATTAGTAAATAGAGGATATATAAAAGTATCTTTTGACAGTAAAAAGATAGAAAGTTTTATAGAAGAAAAGAGATTATTAATAAAAGGACCTAAGATAGTAGTTATAGGGGGTGGGACAGGTCTTTCTACTATGCTTAGGGGACTTAAGTACTATACATCTAATATAACTGCAATAGTAACAGTTGCTGATGATGGTGGTGGATCTGGAGATTTAAGAGAAGACTTAGGAATGCTTCCACCAGGAGATATAAGAAACTGTATATTAGCTTTAGCAGATACAGAGCCTATAATGGAGAATTTACTTCAATATAGATTTAAAGAAGGAAAACTAAAAAACCAAAGCTTTGGTAATTTATTTTTAGCAGCAATGGATGGCATTTCTGATAATTTTGAAGAAGCGGTACAAAAAATGAGTTCTGTATTAGCAGTTACAGGAAAAGTTGTTCCAGTAACTTTAGATAATATGGAACTTGAAGCAACCCTTAAAAATGGAAAAGTAATTAGGGGAGAATCTCAAATACCTGAAGAAGCTATAAAACAAAATTCAAAAATAAAAAATTTTAGGATTATACCTGAAGATGCAAAGCCATTAAAAGAAGCTATAGAAGCTATAAGAGAAGCGGATGCTATAGTTATGGGACCAGGAAGTCTTTATACAAGTATAATACCTAATTTATTAGTAAAAGATATAGCAAAAGAAGTAAGAAAAAGCGATGCATTAAAGTTTTATATATCTAATATAATGACACAGCCAGGTGAAACTACAAAGTTTAAAGTATCAGATCACTTAAAGGTATTACAAAAATATGGTGGCAAAGATATAGTGAATTATGTTGTTGCTAATGTTGGTGAAGTGGAAAATGAATTAAAAGAAAAGTATAAATTAGAAGATGCTGAGTTAGTTAAATTAGATAGTGAAGCTGTAAATAACTTGGGAATAAAAATAATTGGTGACAATTTAGTGAAAGTAAGTAAGGGCTTTGTAAAGCATGATGCTGATAAACTAGCTCAAGTTTTAGTTGATACTATCATGGAAAAGAAATTGTTATATGATAAGAAAAAGATAATAGAATATATGTATTTATCTCAGCGTATTAAAGAAAGAGTAAAAGAAGAGAAAACTAAATCAATTCTAAAAAAATTATAG
- a CDS encoding Dabb family protein, whose translation MFTHIVFFKLKDPTRENIKFVEEALLSMNGKIEELKKLEVGVDVIRSERSFDIGIITRFDSKEDCLAYDINEYHVEKVKKVIGPYVECSKSLDF comes from the coding sequence ATGTTTACACATATAGTATTTTTTAAATTAAAGGACCCAACTAGGGAAAATATAAAGTTTGTTGAGGAAGCTTTATTAAGTATGAACGGAAAGATTGAAGAGCTTAAGAAATTAGAAGTTGGTGTTGATGTTATAAGAAGTGAAAGAAGCTTTGATATTGGAATTATAACTAGATTTGACTCTAAGGAAGACTGCTTAGCTTATGATATTAATGAATATCATGTGGAAAAAGTTAAAAAGGTTATAGGACCTTATGTAGAATGTAGTAAGTCATTAGATTTTTAG
- the uvrC gene encoding excinuclease ABC subunit UvrC: protein MFDFKNQLKILPDEPGVYLMKNSLGEVIYVGKAKILKNRVRQYFQNSKNHSEKVKAMVKNISEFEYIITDSEMEALILECNLIKKYSPRYNILLKDDKFYPFIKVTINEEFPKIFITRKYAKDGNKYFGPYTNIASVYETMNLIKKIFPIRTCKKAITEGGNPTRPCLNYHIKKCNAPCAGYISKDEYRNMISEVMELLSGKNKYLVNKLQKDMEDASQNLEFEKAASLRDKIIAINNIIEKQKIFKSQEGDEDFINLYKDEKDCCVQVFFLRDGKVTGREHFILENSTYQEESSILSQFMISFYGGTPKVPKHIYIPKEQDTEILEEFLKIKRGSKVNVKVPKKGSKKEMLELVKNNAKLTLEQFKEKLLMDKKINRGCLEELKELLNLDDIPNRIESFDISNIQGVDSVGSMIVFENGKAKNSDYRRFSIKNVKNGNEYDSMREILERRFVHGLKEVKEIQERNLQFSNGKFSNFPDLIMMDGGKGQVNVAKEVLNKLDIQIPVCGLVKDDRHSTRGIIYNNEEIIINRSSNLMQFIRRVQDEVHRFAITYHRSLRDKRTLHSILEDIPNIGEKRRRALLMKFGSVENIKNAKLEELLSTESIDNKAAESIISYFKKHEHNS, encoded by the coding sequence ATATTTGACTTTAAAAATCAACTTAAAATTTTACCAGATGAGCCAGGGGTATATTTAATGAAAAATTCCCTTGGAGAAGTCATTTACGTGGGAAAAGCAAAAATACTTAAAAACAGAGTAAGACAATACTTTCAAAATTCAAAAAATCATTCTGAAAAAGTAAAAGCTATGGTAAAAAATATTTCAGAGTTTGAATATATAATCACTGACTCAGAAATGGAAGCATTAATATTAGAATGTAATCTAATAAAAAAATATAGTCCAAGATATAACATACTTTTAAAGGATGATAAGTTTTACCCATTTATAAAAGTTACTATAAATGAAGAATTCCCCAAAATCTTTATTACTAGAAAATATGCTAAAGATGGTAATAAATATTTTGGACCATACACTAATATAGCTTCTGTTTATGAAACTATGAACTTAATAAAAAAAATATTTCCAATAAGAACATGTAAGAAAGCTATAACAGAAGGTGGTAATCCAACTAGGCCATGTTTAAATTATCATATAAAAAAATGCAATGCACCGTGTGCAGGATATATATCTAAAGATGAATATAGAAATATGATAAGTGAAGTAATGGAACTTTTAAGTGGAAAGAATAAATACTTAGTGAATAAACTTCAAAAAGATATGGAGGATGCTTCACAAAACTTAGAATTTGAAAAGGCAGCTTCATTGAGAGATAAAATAATAGCTATCAATAATATAATAGAAAAACAAAAAATCTTTAAATCTCAAGAAGGAGACGAAGATTTTATTAATTTGTATAAAGATGAAAAAGATTGTTGTGTTCAAGTATTCTTTCTTAGAGATGGAAAAGTTACCGGCAGGGAACATTTTATATTGGAAAATAGTACATATCAAGAGGAAAGTAGTATTCTATCTCAGTTTATGATTTCTTTTTATGGGGGAACGCCTAAAGTACCTAAACATATTTATATCCCTAAGGAACAAGATACTGAAATTTTAGAAGAATTTTTAAAGATAAAAAGAGGTTCTAAAGTTAATGTTAAAGTACCTAAAAAGGGAAGTAAAAAAGAAATGTTAGAATTAGTAAAAAATAATGCAAAGCTTACTCTAGAACAATTTAAAGAAAAGCTATTAATGGACAAGAAAATAAATAGAGGATGCTTAGAAGAACTGAAGGAACTTTTAAATTTAGATGATATACCAAATAGAATAGAGTCTTTTGATATATCTAACATACAAGGTGTAGATTCAGTTGGTTCTATGATAGTTTTTGAAAATGGAAAAGCCAAGAATAGTGATTACAGAAGATTTAGTATAAAAAATGTTAAAAATGGAAATGAATATGATAGCATGAGAGAAATTTTAGAGAGAAGATTTGTTCATGGATTAAAAGAAGTAAAGGAAATACAAGAGAGAAATCTTCAATTTTCAAATGGAAAGTTTTCTAATTTTCCAGATCTAATTATGATGGATGGTGGAAAAGGTCAGGTTAATGTAGCTAAAGAGGTATTAAATAAGTTGGATATACAGATACCTGTATGTGGATTAGTTAAAGATGATCGCCATTCAACTAGAGGGATTATTTATAATAATGAAGAGATTATTATAAATAGAAGCTCAAATCTTATGCAATTTATAAGAAGAGTACAAGATGAAGTTCATAGATTCGCAATAACATATCATAGAAGTTTAAGAGATAAGAGGACACTACATTCAATATTAGAAGATATACCTAATATTGGTGAAAAAAGAAGAAGAGCATTACTTATGAAATTTGGAAGTGTTGAGAATATAAAAAATGCTAAATTAGAAGAATTATTATCTACAGAATCCATAGATAATAAGGCTGCAGAGAGTATTATATCTTATTTTAAAAAACATGAACATAATTCGTAA
- the murB gene encoding UDP-N-acetylmuramate dehydrogenase: MNQNKNYRVLFSNLYKDTQMQENAKMSEHINFRVGGPVDILLTPNTKEQIVETINICKENKIPFYVLGNGSNVLVKDSGIRGVVIKLSEFDNIVRDGNTIKAESGALLKDVSAEALKASLTGFEFACGIPGSVGGAVFMNAGAYDGEISFVIKESEVMSEDGKIITLSKDQLELGYRTSAIMKKNYIVISATFCFESGEKDKIEGRVSELTNKREEKQPLEFPSAGSTFKRPEGHFAGKLIQDAGLKGFTLGGAAVSGKHCGFIINKGNATAKDILDLIEYVQKEVKKQFDVDLYPEVRIIGED; the protein is encoded by the coding sequence ATGAATCAAAATAAAAACTATAGAGTTTTATTTAGCAATTTATACAAAGATACACAAATGCAAGAAAATGCAAAAATGAGTGAACATATAAATTTTAGAGTTGGGGGACCAGTAGATATACTTTTAACTCCAAATACTAAAGAACAAATAGTAGAAACAATAAATATATGTAAAGAAAATAAGATACCTTTTTATGTTCTAGGAAATGGATCTAATGTCTTAGTTAAAGATTCTGGAATAAGAGGCGTTGTTATAAAGTTATCTGAATTTGATAATATAGTTAGAGATGGAAATACAATAAAAGCAGAAAGTGGTGCATTATTAAAAGATGTATCAGCTGAAGCTTTGAAAGCATCACTAACTGGATTTGAATTTGCATGTGGAATTCCAGGCAGTGTGGGCGGAGCTGTATTTATGAATGCAGGTGCTTATGATGGAGAGATTTCTTTTGTAATTAAAGAATCAGAAGTTATGAGTGAAGATGGAAAGATAATAACTCTATCAAAAGATCAATTAGAGTTAGGATATAGAACATCAGCAATAATGAAAAAAAATTATATAGTAATAAGTGCGACTTTCTGCTTTGAATCTGGAGAAAAAGACAAGATTGAAGGACGAGTATCTGAATTAACAAACAAAAGAGAAGAAAAGCAACCTTTAGAATTCCCATCTGCAGGTAGCACATTTAAAAGACCTGAAGGTCATTTTGCAGGTAAGTTAATTCAAGATGCAGGATTAAAAGGTTTTACTTTAGGTGGAGCTGCTGTATCAGGCAAACATTGTGGTTTTATAATAAACAAAGGGAATGCTACAGCTAAGGATATTCTAGATTTAATAGAATATGTTCAAAAAGAAGTAAAGAAACAATTTGATGTAGATTTATATCCAGAAGTTAGAATAATAGGTGAAGATTAA
- the whiA gene encoding DNA-binding protein WhiA encodes MSFSSKVKGEICRYVDMCKEDALAEISAIMKVSGTIAFSGSGLSFKMTTENPASARLIFTLLKEHFNIHSKLMVKKSNSLKKNNIYMVVISEDMGVRELLYETGILQDIDGIMNLNYRINKSMIETEENRRAYIRGAFIGGGSISNPERTYHLEFVTHSEEYAIDLKDIINTFGLNSKVIQRKSSHIIYIKEGEQIVDLLNIIGAHASLLELENIRIMKEMRNNVNRLVNCETANLSKTVNAAVRQVESIRLIQNKIGLQRLPQNLREVAELRLNYPDESLKELGQMLDPQVGKSGINHRLRKIEKIAEELRTGN; translated from the coding sequence ATGTCATTTTCATCTAAAGTTAAAGGCGAAATATGTAGATATGTGGATATGTGCAAAGAAGATGCATTAGCAGAAATATCTGCAATAATGAAAGTGAGTGGAACCATAGCTTTTAGTGGAAGTGGTTTAAGTTTTAAAATGACCACAGAAAATCCAGCAAGTGCAAGATTGATATTTACTCTCTTAAAAGAACATTTTAATATACACTCAAAGCTTATGGTTAAAAAAAGTAATTCTCTGAAAAAGAATAATATTTATATGGTTGTTATTTCAGAAGATATGGGTGTTAGAGAGCTATTATACGAGACAGGAATACTACAAGATATTGATGGCATAATGAACTTAAATTACCGAATTAATAAGAGTATGATTGAAACAGAAGAGAATAGAAGAGCCTATATAAGAGGAGCTTTCATTGGTGGTGGAAGTATAAGTAATCCAGAAAGAACATATCATTTAGAATTTGTTACTCATAGTGAAGAGTATGCTATAGATTTAAAGGATATTATAAATACATTTGGATTGAATTCTAAAGTCATTCAAAGAAAAAGTAGTCATATAATTTATATTAAAGAAGGAGAACAAATTGTAGATTTGCTTAATATAATTGGGGCTCATGCATCTTTATTAGAACTTGAAAATATACGTATAATGAAGGAAATGAGAAACAATGTAAATAGACTTGTTAATTGTGAAACTGCTAACTTATCTAAAACAGTTAACGCGGCAGTTAGACAAGTTGAAAGCATTAGATTAATTCAAAATAAAATAGGATTACAAAGATTACCGCAAAATCTTAGGGAAGTGGCAGAACTAAGATTAAATTATCCAGATGAGTCATTAAAAGAATTGGGACAAATGCTTGATCCTCAGGTTGGAAAATCTGGAATAAATCATAGACTAAGAAAAATTGAAAAAATAGCAGAAGAATTAAGAACAGGAAACTAA
- the rapZ gene encoding RNase adapter RapZ, translating to MRFVIVTGLSGAGKTQATRSLEDLGYFCVDNLPPKLINKFAELCSQGDGKIDKVALVIDIRGGVFFDDLFETLNYLKENEFKYEILFLDASDEVLIKRFKESRRSHPLSPDGRVLNGIIQERSKLREIKDRADIIIDTSKYAIRDLREKMNEHYGDNIESEKQLSITVLSFGFKYGIPVDSDLVFDVRFIPNPFYIPELKQYSGNDKSVKDYVLKQEETITFVEKLQDMLEYLVPNYIKEGKRQLIISIGCTGGRHRSVAIANEIYERLNKGNYKAKIEHRDVGEDLHRGEKKL from the coding sequence ATGAGATTTGTAATAGTTACAGGATTATCAGGTGCAGGTAAAACACAAGCAACAAGAAGTTTAGAAGACTTAGGATATTTTTGTGTAGATAACTTACCACCTAAATTAATAAATAAATTTGCAGAATTATGCTCTCAAGGTGATGGGAAGATTGATAAAGTTGCATTAGTAATTGATATAAGAGGAGGAGTCTTCTTTGATGATTTATTTGAGACTTTAAATTACTTAAAGGAAAATGAATTTAAATATGAAATATTATTTTTGGATGCATCAGATGAAGTTCTTATAAAGAGATTTAAAGAATCAAGAAGAAGTCATCCATTATCACCAGATGGTAGAGTTTTAAATGGAATAATTCAAGAAAGAAGCAAATTAAGAGAGATTAAAGACAGAGCAGATATAATAATTGATACATCAAAATATGCCATAAGAGATTTAAGAGAAAAAATGAATGAACATTATGGGGATAATATTGAATCAGAAAAGCAATTATCAATTACTGTATTAAGTTTTGGATTCAAATATGGTATACCAGTAGATTCAGATTTAGTATTTGATGTGAGATTTATACCAAATCCATTTTATATACCTGAACTTAAACAATACTCAGGTAATGATAAATCAGTAAAAGATTATGTATTAAAACAAGAAGAAACTATTACTTTTGTAGAAAAATTACAAGATATGCTTGAATATTTAGTACCTAATTATATAAAAGAAGGAAAACGACAACTTATAATCTCTATAGGATGTACAGGGGGAAGACATCGTTCTGTAGCAATTGCTAATGAGATTTATGAAAGATTAAATAAAGGAAATTACAAAGCAAAGATAGAGCATAGAGATGTTGGTGAAGATCTTCATAGAGGAGAAAAGAAACTATGA